A stretch of Pseudomonas taetrolens DNA encodes these proteins:
- the gltS gene encoding sodium/glutamate symporter — MLTFELDALSTLALALLLLGLGAQLKKHSYWLRQLCVPAPVIGGFGFALLIWLLRDQQLLNLTLDTSLQVPLMVAFFTTVGLGGSLGLLRKGGKLLFIYLGACWGLALLQNVVGVSVAKMLGIDPLLGIMAGAVSLEGGFGAAAAFGPIAENLGAVGATTAALASATFGMVAGGLLGSPLARWLIERNKLKVQADDAGSLKAFEHTEQTTPTALDAPTLLRLLTCIVVIMVLGFWLGGSLQQHLGIVLPSYVGAMFVAIILRNLNDRTQVLDVPDHAVSTIGDVSLGMFLTMAMMSLKFWELEKLGLPLLVILVVQVVIMILLCIFVLFRAFGRNYDAAVLCAGFMGHGLGATPNAVANMGAICDHYKVFSYKAFIIVPLCGAVLIDIVAIPLITWFINAFS; from the coding sequence ATGCTGACATTCGAACTGGATGCACTGAGCACCCTCGCTCTCGCGTTGCTCCTGCTGGGCCTGGGCGCCCAGTTAAAAAAACACAGCTACTGGTTGCGCCAGCTTTGCGTGCCGGCCCCCGTGATTGGTGGTTTCGGATTCGCACTGTTGATCTGGTTGCTGCGTGATCAGCAACTGCTCAACCTGACCCTCGACACCAGCCTGCAAGTGCCACTGATGGTGGCGTTTTTCACCACGGTGGGTCTGGGAGGCAGCCTTGGGCTGTTGCGCAAAGGCGGCAAGCTGCTGTTTATCTACCTTGGGGCCTGCTGGGGCCTGGCGTTGCTGCAAAACGTAGTAGGTGTCAGCGTGGCCAAAATGTTGGGTATTGACCCTTTGCTGGGGATCATGGCGGGGGCGGTATCGCTTGAAGGTGGCTTCGGTGCGGCGGCTGCGTTTGGTCCCATCGCTGAAAACCTGGGGGCGGTAGGAGCAACCACCGCCGCACTGGCCTCGGCCACGTTCGGGATGGTTGCGGGCGGTCTGCTGGGCAGCCCTTTGGCCCGCTGGTTGATCGAGCGCAACAAACTCAAGGTTCAGGCCGATGATGCCGGCAGCCTGAAAGCCTTTGAGCACACAGAGCAGACCACGCCCACCGCCCTGGATGCACCGACGCTGCTGCGTCTGCTGACCTGCATCGTGGTGATCATGGTGCTGGGCTTCTGGCTTGGTGGCAGCCTGCAACAGCATTTGGGCATTGTGCTGCCCAGCTATGTAGGTGCGATGTTCGTGGCGATTATCTTGCGCAACCTCAACGACCGGACGCAGGTGCTCGACGTTCCGGACCATGCCGTCAGCACGATTGGTGATGTAAGTCTGGGCATGTTCCTGACCATGGCCATGATGAGCCTGAAATTCTGGGAACTGGAAAAGCTCGGGTTGCCGCTGCTGGTGATTTTGGTGGTGCAAGTGGTGATCATGATCCTGCTGTGTATTTTCGTGCTGTTCCGCGCCTTCGGCCGCAACTACGATGCCGCGGTACTGTGTGCAGGGTTCATGGGGCACGGGCTGGGTGCAACCCCGAATGCCGTGGCCAACATGGGCGCCATCTGCGATCACTACAAAGTCTTCTCGTACAAAGCGTTCATCATCGTGCCGTTGTGCGGTGCCGTACTGATCGACATCGTGGCAATCCCGTTGATCACCTGGTTTATCAACGCTTTCAGCTAA
- the hutG gene encoding formimidoylglutamase, whose amino-acid sequence MTVMSDMSLWTGRIDAGEGQGALRWHQWVKPLAADQPAGTVLIGLASDEGVKRNQGRTGARQGPSALRKALANLAWHGHTALYDAGDVACVGSDLEGAQQRYAHQVSQVLDQGHLPLGLGGGHEIAFASFSGLADHLRRQTPRPRIGILNFDAHFDLRHAEQSSSGTPFRQIAEYCQRADMPFAYCCLGVSQLNNTQALFEQAGRLNVSYRLDRDMNSWNMSAIEAYLDTFLRDIDHLYLTLCLDVLPASQAPGVSAPSAHGVDMQIVEHLVRRAKASGKLRMADIAELNPSLDIDNRTARIGARLLASLMD is encoded by the coding sequence ATGACTGTAATGTCTGACATGTCACTCTGGACAGGTCGCATCGATGCGGGCGAAGGGCAGGGCGCGTTGCGCTGGCACCAGTGGGTCAAGCCCTTGGCGGCCGACCAGCCCGCAGGCACCGTGCTGATCGGCCTGGCCAGTGATGAAGGGGTTAAACGCAACCAGGGCCGCACCGGTGCCCGCCAAGGCCCGTCGGCACTGCGCAAGGCGCTGGCCAACCTGGCATGGCACGGTCACACCGCGTTGTATGACGCGGGCGATGTGGCTTGCGTGGGCAGCGACCTTGAAGGCGCACAACAACGCTACGCACACCAGGTCAGCCAGGTGCTTGATCAAGGGCACTTGCCGCTGGGCCTGGGCGGTGGCCACGAAATCGCATTTGCCAGTTTTAGCGGTCTGGCTGACCACTTGCGTCGCCAAACGCCACGCCCGCGCATCGGTATTCTCAATTTCGATGCGCACTTTGATTTGCGCCACGCCGAGCAAAGCAGTTCCGGCACGCCTTTTCGTCAGATCGCCGAATACTGCCAGCGCGCAGACATGCCGTTCGCCTATTGCTGCCTGGGTGTGAGCCAGTTGAACAACACCCAGGCGCTGTTCGAGCAGGCCGGGCGACTGAACGTGAGCTATCGCCTCGATCGGGACATGAACAGCTGGAACATGTCCGCGATAGAAGCGTACCTGGACACCTTTTTGCGTGACATCGATCACCTGTACCTGACGCTTTGTCTCGATGTTCTGCCCGCCAGTCAGGCACCCGGGGTAAGTGCGCCGTCTGCCCACGGGGTGGACATGCAGATCGTTGAGCACCTGGTGCGCCGCGCCAAGGCCAGCGGCAAATTGCGTATGGCAGACATTGCCGAGCTCAATCCGAGCCTGGATATCGATAACCGGACCGCCCGCATTGGCGCGCGCTTGCTTGCCAGTCTGATGGATTAA
- a CDS encoding IclR family transcriptional regulator — MNYNTPTDRLLQILVTLGQSGEAISAKELSEQLAQPLSSTYRHLKTLLRWGLAEENGQGRYLPGPACLQLAKKFDREAVLVTLAKPELKRLAEQSQESVALMVPSNGQAICIELVDSPQPLRCCYQKGLAQPLLVGASARVLLAHMDEAQSLSLLKDQGVEAEQCAQYQRSFVEIRQQGYAVSLSEIDDGIWGVSAPLIDSRNRLQGAISLMAPAFRAQQRSERLIRWTQDVALRLSARLD, encoded by the coding sequence ATGAACTACAACACGCCAACTGATCGCTTGCTGCAAATCCTCGTCACCCTCGGACAATCCGGTGAGGCGATCTCTGCGAAAGAGCTCTCTGAGCAACTGGCACAGCCGCTCAGCAGCACCTATCGCCACCTCAAGACCCTGTTGCGTTGGGGCCTCGCTGAAGAGAACGGCCAAGGTCGCTATTTGCCGGGGCCTGCCTGTTTGCAGCTGGCGAAAAAATTCGACCGTGAAGCGGTACTGGTCACGCTGGCCAAGCCAGAGCTCAAGCGCCTGGCCGAGCAAAGTCAGGAAAGCGTGGCGCTGATGGTGCCGAGCAATGGCCAGGCAATTTGTATCGAGCTGGTCGACAGCCCGCAACCCTTGCGCTGCTGCTATCAGAAAGGTCTGGCTCAGCCGTTGCTGGTCGGTGCATCGGCACGGGTGTTGCTGGCGCATATGGATGAGGCTCAGAGCCTGTCCTTGCTCAAGGATCAGGGCGTCGAAGCCGAACAGTGCGCGCAGTACCAGCGCAGCTTTGTCGAAATTCGCCAACAGGGTTACGCCGTGAGCCTGAGCGAGATTGACGACGGCATTTGGGGCGTCAGCGCACCCTTGATCGACAGTCGTAATCGTCTGCAAGGCGCTATCAGCCTCATGGCCCCGGCTTTCCGTGCGCAACAGCGCAGCGAGCGCCTGATCCGCTGGACACAGGACGTAGCGCTGCGCCTGAGCGCCCGGCTCGACTGA